The Catenuloplanes niger genome includes a window with the following:
- a CDS encoding MarR family winged helix-turn-helix transcriptional regulator has translation MAVDEVAASLLYQVMAVAGQITGRMQEGLERLDLTGPTANLIWILDPGAEPQSLRKLAALMHCDPSNITVLSAKLEERGLAERRPHPRDGRVRTLVLTDAGREVRDQLLGVVAKRSPFADLDAEEQRVLDRLLGKALAGL, from the coding sequence ATGGCGGTGGACGAAGTGGCGGCGTCGTTGTTGTACCAGGTGATGGCCGTGGCCGGTCAGATCACCGGCCGGATGCAGGAGGGGCTGGAGCGCCTGGACCTCACCGGGCCCACGGCGAACCTGATCTGGATCCTCGATCCCGGCGCGGAGCCGCAGTCGTTGCGCAAGCTCGCCGCCCTCATGCACTGCGATCCGTCCAACATCACCGTGCTCAGCGCGAAGCTGGAGGAGCGCGGGCTCGCCGAGCGGCGACCGCACCCCCGGGACGGGCGCGTGCGGACGCTGGTGCTGACCGACGCGGGCCGGGAGGTGCGCGACCAGCTGCTCGGTGTCGTCGCCAAGCGCTCGCCCTTCGCCGATCTCGACGCCGAGGAGCAGCGGGTGCTGGACCGCCTGCTCGGCAAGGCGCTCGCCGGCCTGTAG
- a CDS encoding tautomerase family protein — translation MPFANLKVPADTLTPESKKKLIDAVTDAYVDVYGERARATTLVLVDEVVEGGWGLGGTVLTAEMLGRS, via the coding sequence ATGCCGTTCGCCAACCTCAAGGTGCCCGCCGACACCCTGACCCCCGAGTCGAAGAAGAAGCTCATCGACGCCGTGACCGACGCCTACGTCGACGTCTACGGCGAGCGTGCCCGGGCGACCACGCTCGTGCTGGTCGACGAGGTCGTCGAGGGCGGCTGGGGACTCGGCGGCACCGTCCTGACGGCCGAGATGCTCGGCCGCAGCTGA
- a CDS encoding SDR family oxidoreductase, translated as MAATEKVILITGASNGFGRLAARTLARSGHVVVAGMRGTRGRNAASVREIEELAAVEGLSLSAVELDVQSPDSVDAAVAEVAERRARLDVVVHNAGHMVLGPTEAFTPEQMAAVYDVNVVGTQRVNRAVLPLLRRQGSGLLVWVGSSSTRGGHPPFLAPYFAAKAAMDALAESYAAELIRFGIGTTIVVPGAFPSGTNHFVNAAGRPDDDVTAADYDARYGDIRALIDRRLPALVPPEADVQSVADEIARVVDLPDDRRPFRTHVDPSRDGSEVVSVVADRIRAEFYHRLGIEELLSPNAAL; from the coding sequence ATGGCCGCCACGGAGAAGGTCATCCTGATCACCGGCGCGTCCAACGGCTTCGGCCGGCTGGCCGCCCGGACGCTGGCCCGGTCCGGTCATGTGGTGGTCGCCGGCATGCGCGGGACACGGGGACGCAACGCGGCGTCGGTGCGCGAGATCGAGGAGCTGGCCGCCGTCGAAGGGCTGTCACTGTCCGCGGTGGAACTCGACGTGCAGTCACCGGACTCGGTGGACGCGGCGGTCGCCGAGGTCGCCGAGCGCCGTGCCCGGCTCGATGTGGTGGTGCACAACGCCGGCCACATGGTCCTCGGGCCGACGGAGGCGTTCACCCCGGAGCAGATGGCCGCGGTCTACGACGTCAACGTGGTGGGCACCCAGCGGGTCAACCGGGCCGTCCTGCCGCTCCTGCGACGTCAGGGCTCCGGGCTGCTGGTGTGGGTCGGCAGTTCATCGACCCGGGGCGGTCATCCGCCGTTCCTGGCGCCCTACTTCGCCGCCAAGGCGGCGATGGACGCGCTCGCGGAGAGCTACGCCGCCGAACTGATCCGCTTCGGCATCGGCACCACGATCGTGGTGCCCGGCGCCTTCCCGTCCGGTACCAACCACTTCGTGAACGCCGCCGGCCGCCCGGACGACGACGTCACGGCGGCCGACTACGACGCGCGGTACGGCGACATCCGCGCCCTGATCGACCGGCGCCTGCCCGCACTCGTTCCACCGGAGGCCGACGTGCAGTCGGTGGCCGACGAGATCGCCCGCGTGGTCGACCTGCCCGACGACCGGCGGCCGTTCCGCACCCACGTCGATCCGAGCCGCGACGGCAGCGAGGTCGTCTCCGTCGTCGCCGACCGGATCCGGGCCGAGTTCTACCACCGGCTCGGCATCGAGGAACTGCTGTCCCCGAACGCCGCGCTGTAA
- a CDS encoding SDR family oxidoreductase → MEDQRVAVVTGASRGIGRAIALALGATGHAVVVGYASNDAAAEEVVNEITAAGGRAVAARADVAEEGDVAAMFDTAVAAYGGVDVVVNSAGRTALAPIAELELDVLDAVHRTNIRGSFVVAREAARRVRSGGAIVLLSTSVVGLRFPRYGAYAASKGAVEAMTLILAREMRGRDITVNAVAPGPTATELFFEGKDEATVEQLAKQPPMERLGTPADIAAVVAFLTGPGGRWVNGQVLRANGGII, encoded by the coding sequence CCTCGGCGCCACCGGTCACGCCGTCGTCGTGGGCTATGCGAGCAACGACGCGGCGGCGGAGGAGGTGGTCAACGAGATCACCGCCGCCGGGGGCCGGGCGGTCGCCGCGCGGGCCGACGTGGCCGAGGAGGGCGACGTGGCGGCGATGTTCGACACCGCGGTGGCGGCGTACGGCGGCGTCGACGTGGTCGTCAACTCCGCCGGTCGCACGGCGCTCGCGCCGATCGCCGAGCTGGAGCTCGACGTGCTCGACGCGGTGCACCGGACCAACATCCGCGGTTCCTTCGTCGTCGCCCGGGAGGCCGCCCGTCGCGTTCGCTCCGGTGGTGCGATCGTGCTGCTGTCGACCTCGGTGGTCGGCCTCCGGTTCCCGCGCTACGGCGCCTATGCCGCCAGCAAGGGCGCGGTCGAGGCGATGACGCTGATCCTGGCGCGGGAGATGCGGGGCCGCGACATCACGGTGAACGCCGTCGCGCCGGGCCCGACCGCCACGGAGCTGTTCTTCGAGGGCAAGGACGAGGCGACCGTCGAGCAGCTGGCGAAGCAGCCACCGATGGAGCGGCTCGGCACCCCGGCCGACATCGCCGCCGTCGTCGCCTTCCTCACCGGGCCGGGCGGACGCTGGGTCAACGGACAGGTCCTGCGCGCCAACGGAGGCATCATCTGA